CGGTGTGCTGGAAGATGTGTCTGAGATGGTATTGAACCTCAAGGAAGTCCGACTGCGAATGTCAGATTCAAGCCCGCGGGTAATTCGGCTGGAAGCCTCTGAAGAAGGAGCGGTAAAGGCAGGAGATATAGTAAGTGACGGTGGCGTTGAGATACTGAACCCTGAGCATCATATCGCGACCTTATCCAAAGATGGCAACCTGAACCTGACCATGACGGTAAAGGTGGGGAAGGGTTACGTCCCTGCGGAGATGAATAAAGAGCAGAATGCGCCTATTGGCACGATACCGATAGATGCGGTTTTTTCACCCATTAGCCGGGTCAATTACGTTGTCGGCAATGCCAGAGTTCGTCAGAGAACCGATTATGACAAGCTCACCCTTGAGGTGTGGACAGACGGGAGTGTTCTGCCGGAAGACGCAACGGCATATGCGGCAAAGATACTCAAAGAACAGATGAGTGTTTTTATTACTTTTGATGAAGAGCCGGAGCCTGAACCAGAAGAACCAGAGGAGAAAGAAGAACCTCTCAATGAGAACCTTTATCGGAGCGTGGAGGAGCTGGAGCTTTCGGTTCGATCGGCAAACTGTTTGAACAATGCCAATATTGAATTCATAGGAGAGTTGGTCCAGAAGACTGAACAGGAAATGCTCAAGACAAAAAACTTTGGACGCAAGTCACTGAATGAGATCAAGGAAGTACTCACGGAAATGGGTTTGACACTTGGTATGGGTGTTGAGGGCTTCGTTCCACCCGAGAAACCGGCTGAGGAAGGAGAAAGCAGCGATACATGAGACACCAGAAGGCTGGAAAAAAGCTCAACCGCACAGGAAGCCATCGTAATGCCATGTTTCGGAATATGGTAACTTCCCTTTTCATACACGGAAGCATTCGGACAACTGATGTCAAGGCCAAGGAGTTGAGGCGATGGGCCGATCGTATGATTACCCTTGCAAAAAGGGGTGACCTTCACGCGCGG
This sequence is a window from Deltaproteobacteria bacterium. Protein-coding genes within it:
- a CDS encoding DNA-directed RNA polymerase subunit alpha, translating into MYMNWRELIKPKRVEVSASSKTYGKFVCEPLEPGFGITIGNALRRILLSSIHGAAIVSVKIDNVMHEFSAIPGVLEDVSEMVLNLKEVRLRMSDSSPRVIRLEASEEGAVKAGDIVSDGGVEILNPEHHIATLSKDGNLNLTMTVKVGKGYVPAEMNKEQNAPIGTIPIDAVFSPISRVNYVVGNARVRQRTDYDKLTLEVWTDGSVLPEDATAYAAKILKEQMSVFITFDEEPEPEPEEPEEKEEPLNENLYRSVEELELSVRSANCLNNANIEFIGELVQKTEQEMLKTKNFGRKSLNEIKEVLTEMGLTLGMGVEGFVPPEKPAEEGESSDT